The Brasilonema sennae CENA114 genome includes a region encoding these proteins:
- a CDS encoding phosphodiester glycosidase family protein produces MHYRYTRRLLLASGIGLLALLLSPLMFYGWRCFLRPPRTDMEQVLFRGIVYKRNALSTPRPAMIHIVTIDLKTPGVKPFVTPGEPKPSDRETSAQKTSDFLKKFKLQLAINTSYFHHFYEKSPWDYYPRSGDPSHPLGEAISNGYRYSSPEANFPVLCFSVQNRVQILKSNKCPERTVQGVAGNQLLVYDGKPINESSEKDKPYPRVAAAVNREGTKLWLIAVDGKQPLYSEGITMAELRKIVASLGVHTALNLDGGGSTTLVMGTNNGSKVLNAPIHTRIPMRQRPVANHLGFFAAE; encoded by the coding sequence ATGCATTATCGATACACACGGCGATTGTTACTAGCTAGCGGGATAGGTTTACTAGCTCTACTATTATCACCACTGATGTTCTACGGCTGGCGGTGTTTTCTGCGTCCCCCCCGCACGGATATGGAGCAAGTCTTGTTTCGTGGAATTGTTTACAAACGTAATGCTCTTTCGACACCACGTCCAGCAATGATCCACATAGTCACCATTGACTTAAAAACACCAGGAGTTAAACCGTTTGTGACTCCAGGAGAACCAAAACCAAGCGATAGAGAAACAAGCGCACAGAAAACGTCTGATTTTCTGAAAAAATTTAAGCTGCAATTAGCAATCAATACCAGCTATTTCCATCATTTCTACGAAAAGTCCCCTTGGGATTACTATCCTCGCAGTGGTGATCCTTCCCATCCACTGGGCGAGGCTATCTCCAATGGATATCGTTATTCGTCACCCGAAGCAAATTTTCCTGTGTTGTGCTTTTCTGTCCAAAATCGTGTTCAAATCTTGAAAAGTAATAAGTGTCCTGAACGAACAGTTCAAGGTGTTGCAGGGAACCAGCTTTTGGTTTATGACGGTAAGCCAATTAATGAGAGTTCAGAAAAAGATAAGCCGTATCCACGTGTTGCGGCTGCTGTCAATCGAGAAGGGACAAAACTTTGGCTGATTGCAGTAGACGGGAAACAACCACTTTACAGTGAAGGAATTACAATGGCTGAATTAAGAAAAATTGTCGCCAGTTTGGGGGTTCATACAGCACTAAATTTAGATGGGGGTGGATCAACAACACTCGTGATGGGAACCAATAATGGTTCAAAGGTGTTAAACGCTCCAATACATACCAGAATACCAATGCGTCAGCGTCCTGTTGCTAACCATTTGGGATTTTTTGCGGCGGAATGA
- a CDS encoding phytoene desaturase family protein — MVHQTSSNTASILGHKEIDFIIIGSGIGGLSCAALLARYGFDVTVCESHSIPGGAAHAFERDGFKFDSGPSLYSGLSYSPSTNPLKQVLDAIGEELPCVTYDTWGCCLPEGDFDTSVGTDQFCEVLQRFSGAEAVVEWRELQRVMEPLARAATALPPAALRFDVGAIMTVSRFAPSLFQHIADIGKLTGPFSRIMDGVVKDSFIRNWLDLLCFLLSGLPADGTSTAEMAFMFADWYRPGVKLDYPVGGSGALVNALVRGLERHGGQLMLNAHVEEILVESKRTVGVRLRGGKQIKARRAVISNASVWDTLKLIPQEALPKKFQERQATPECDSFMHLHLGIDAQGLRSDLACHYIVVNNWENGVTAPQNVVLVSIPSVLDPSLAPSGKHVIHVYTPGSEPYELWQGMNRKSGEYAQQKQLRAEVMWQALERIIPDIRSRCDVTLVGTPLTHERYLRRHRGSYGPAIQAGIGFFPGSGTPIPGLLCCGDSTFPGIGLPAVAASGMTTANTLAPLHKHVQMLQDIGYLG, encoded by the coding sequence GTGGTACATCAAACTTCTTCTAACACAGCATCTATCTTAGGTCACAAAGAGATAGATTTTATCATCATTGGTAGTGGTATTGGCGGTTTAAGCTGTGCAGCTCTTCTGGCACGGTATGGCTTTGATGTCACAGTTTGCGAAAGTCACTCAATTCCAGGTGGTGCAGCGCATGCTTTTGAGCGTGATGGATTCAAATTTGACTCAGGTCCATCACTCTATTCTGGCTTATCCTACAGTCCCTCTACTAATCCTCTCAAACAAGTACTAGATGCAATTGGTGAGGAGTTACCTTGCGTCACCTACGATACATGGGGTTGCTGTTTACCAGAAGGAGATTTTGACACCTCAGTTGGCACTGACCAGTTTTGTGAGGTGCTACAACGGTTTAGTGGTGCTGAGGCTGTAGTTGAATGGCGTGAACTACAGCGTGTCATGGAACCATTGGCGCGTGCTGCAACTGCACTACCGCCAGCAGCCTTGCGGTTTGATGTCGGCGCGATTATGACTGTGAGTAGATTTGCCCCGTCTTTATTTCAACATATTGCAGACATAGGCAAGCTCACGGGACCGTTTAGCCGAATTATGGACGGTGTCGTGAAAGACTCTTTCATACGCAACTGGCTGGACTTGCTGTGTTTTCTTCTTTCTGGACTACCAGCAGATGGAACAAGTACCGCAGAGATGGCATTTATGTTTGCAGATTGGTATCGACCGGGCGTTAAGCTTGACTATCCTGTCGGTGGGAGTGGTGCTTTAGTGAACGCCTTGGTACGGGGACTGGAACGACATGGGGGTCAGTTGATGTTGAACGCTCATGTTGAGGAAATTCTTGTAGAAAGCAAGCGTACTGTGGGTGTGCGTTTGCGTGGTGGTAAACAAATAAAAGCGCGTCGGGCAGTCATTTCTAATGCTTCGGTATGGGATACACTGAAGTTAATTCCACAAGAAGCATTACCAAAAAAGTTTCAGGAACGACAAGCAACACCAGAGTGCGATAGTTTTATGCATCTCCATTTAGGTATTGATGCACAAGGATTACGGTCTGACCTTGCGTGTCATTATATAGTTGTTAATAATTGGGAAAATGGTGTAACTGCTCCTCAGAATGTCGTCTTGGTGTCTATTCCCTCCGTTTTAGACCCCTCATTAGCACCATCGGGAAAGCACGTTATTCACGTTTACACTCCTGGTAGTGAACCTTATGAACTATGGCAAGGGATGAATCGAAAAAGTGGGGAGTATGCGCAACAAAAGCAGTTGCGTGCAGAAGTTATGTGGCAAGCTTTGGAGAGAATTATTCCAGATATTCGATCGCGTTGCGATGTCACACTAGTTGGTACACCACTGACACACGAGCGCTATTTGCGACGCCATAGAGGTTCATATGGTCCGGCTATTCAGGCTGGAATTGGTTTCTTCCCTGGTTCTGGTACACCTATTCCAGGGCTGCTGTGTTGTGGAGACTCGACTTTTCCTGGTATTGGTTTACCTGCAGTCGCCGCCAGTGGGATGACGACTGCAAATACACTCGCACCTTTACACAAGCATGTCCAAATGCTTCAGGACATTGGTTACCTTGGTTAG
- the tmk gene encoding dTMP kinase codes for MKGKLIVFEGVEGCGKTSQIQLTQEWLLSFQTSVVVTRQPGGTELGLYLRKLLLEAGSHSIIDKTELLLYAADRSQHVEQVIKPALQDGAIVLCDRYTHSTIAYQGWGRGLDINLIDQLNTIATSGLESDLTLWFDVDVEVGLARKRGGGDILDRIEKETIAFHRRVQQGYAHLADSHPEQIVRVDGSLSQEAVQQKIQAILTARLEAWIDEKKDNLDLAP; via the coding sequence ATGAAGGGTAAATTAATTGTATTTGAAGGAGTGGAAGGTTGCGGTAAAACTAGTCAAATACAGCTCACGCAGGAGTGGTTACTAAGTTTTCAGACTTCGGTAGTTGTGACTCGTCAGCCAGGAGGAACAGAGTTAGGGTTGTATCTGCGAAAACTTTTGTTAGAAGCAGGCTCTCACTCTATTATAGATAAAACTGAATTACTTTTGTATGCTGCTGACCGATCGCAACACGTAGAACAAGTTATCAAGCCAGCTCTCCAAGATGGGGCGATTGTTTTGTGCGATCGCTACACTCACTCTACCATTGCCTACCAAGGCTGGGGACGTGGTTTAGATATCAATTTAATTGATCAGCTAAACACCATTGCGACATCCGGGTTAGAAAGTGACCTAACTTTGTGGTTTGATGTTGATGTTGAGGTGGGACTTGCTCGAAAACGAGGAGGTGGCGATATACTTGACCGCATTGAAAAAGAAACAATAGCCTTTCATCGTCGCGTCCAGCAAGGATATGCACACTTAGCCGACTCTCACCCAGAGCAAATTGTTCGTGTCGATGGTAGCTTGAGTCAAGAAGCTGTACAACAAAAAATTCAGGCAATTTTAACCGCTAGGCTAGAAGCTTGGATTGACGAGAAAAAGGATAATTTAGATCTTGCACCATAA
- a CDS encoding LysR family transcriptional regulator — MSLRSWNQLEMRQLHYFMELVAETGEKKSFSKAAERLNVEQSYLSKTIAALEAALSVELFDRTRRPPVLTTAGKVFLAELTIATTALEQAVTRAQEASRGEIGKLVVVVNTAIANSLLPDILKTFRDRYPNVELELRTMTIEEMMQGLRDGSIDVGFEHLPNPYSDDSTVNFLPIVQESFVVALPEHHPLAALEYIPLEALKHEPLILPPLDAVPSYEVVLSQFELRGFKPILLETVKATWMVINLSLVAAGVGVSILPDNVQTLQRQGVVYRELQDTPFARAIAVVWRRADLKALLQPAPTDSILLRQFLTVVQEIAKPYF; from the coding sequence ATGTCCCTCCGATCTTGGAATCAGCTTGAAATGCGACAGCTACATTATTTTATGGAGCTTGTTGCCGAAACGGGCGAGAAAAAGAGCTTTAGCAAAGCGGCTGAACGCCTGAATGTGGAACAGTCTTACCTCAGCAAGACGATCGCAGCATTGGAAGCAGCGTTGAGCGTAGAACTGTTTGATCGCACTCGTCGCCCTCCAGTGTTGACGACGGCGGGAAAAGTGTTTCTCGCCGAACTAACAATTGCCACTACTGCGCTCGAACAGGCGGTGACACGCGCACAGGAAGCGAGTCGTGGCGAAATTGGCAAGCTGGTAGTGGTGGTGAACACTGCGATCGCAAATAGTTTACTTCCCGACATTCTCAAAACCTTTCGCGATCGTTATCCGAATGTGGAATTGGAACTGCGAACGATGACGATTGAGGAAATGATGCAAGGACTACGGGATGGCTCGATCGACGTTGGATTTGAACATCTGCCCAATCCTTACTCAGATGATTCAACTGTGAACTTTCTCCCGATTGTGCAAGAGTCCTTTGTGGTTGCATTACCAGAACATCATCCGCTTGCTGCGCTTGAGTACATTCCACTTGAAGCACTCAAGCACGAACCGCTCATTTTGCCACCACTTGATGCAGTGCCCTCCTACGAAGTCGTCTTATCGCAATTTGAGCTTCGGGGATTCAAGCCAATATTGCTGGAAACCGTCAAAGCCACTTGGATGGTGATCAACCTTAGCTTAGTAGCGGCAGGTGTAGGCGTCTCGATTCTACCGGACAACGTGCAAACGCTTCAACGTCAAGGAGTGGTGTACCGAGAACTTCAAGACACCCCGTTTGCAAGGGCAATTGCGGTGGTGTGGCGACGGGCAGATCTCAAGGCATTGTTACAGCCAGCACCGACCGATTCGATCTTGCTGCGCCAATTCCTCACGGTAGTTCAAGAGATAGCAAAACCATACTTTTGA
- a CDS encoding MBL fold metallo-hydrolase, which produces MYLTWLDSNSWLIEIGGQRILLDPWLVDSLTFSGQNWFFKGSRSQQRPIPENINLILLSQGLEDHAHPPTLKQLDHNIPVVASPNATKVVQQLNYTQITTLAHGQSFTLNQSVEIKATPGSLVGLNLVENGYLLKELESGLTLYYEPHGNHSSTLKEIPPVDIVITPLIELGLPLVGAFIKGNKYALEVAQWLQPQVMISTAAGGDVIFEGLLNSFLQTKGSIEEFRSLLEKNNLSTQVIDPKPGDRFEVKLEKRVLNV; this is translated from the coding sequence ATGTATTTAACTTGGTTAGACAGCAATTCTTGGCTGATTGAAATCGGAGGACAAAGGATACTTCTTGATCCTTGGCTAGTTGATTCGTTAACTTTTAGCGGTCAGAATTGGTTCTTTAAAGGCTCGCGATCGCAACAACGCCCAATACCAGAGAACATAAACCTAATTTTGCTATCTCAAGGTTTGGAAGACCATGCTCATCCACCAACGCTCAAGCAACTTGACCACAATATTCCAGTCGTAGCTTCTCCCAATGCTACTAAAGTTGTACAGCAGTTAAATTACACTCAAATCACAACACTTGCTCACGGGCAAAGCTTCACCCTGAATCAAAGTGTTGAAATTAAAGCAACTCCTGGCTCACTGGTTGGTCTAAATTTGGTGGAAAATGGTTATCTCCTCAAAGAATTGGAAAGCGGTTTGACTCTTTATTACGAGCCTCATGGAAATCATTCCTCCACACTCAAGGAAATTCCTCCAGTGGATATTGTCATTACTCCTTTGATTGAGTTGGGTTTACCTTTAGTTGGCGCATTTATCAAGGGGAATAAATACGCCTTAGAAGTTGCTCAGTGGTTGCAACCTCAAGTTATGATATCTACCGCTGCTGGAGGAGATGTGATTTTTGAGGGATTACTTAACTCTTTTCTTCAGACGAAAGGAAGCATTGAGGAATTTCGTTCGTTACTAGAAAAGAACAATTTATCAACGCAGGTGATAGATCCTAAACCAGGCGATCGCTTTGAGGTGAAGTTAGAAAAACGAGTGTTGAATGTTTAA